gcactggctactctggaggacccaggttcagtaaagcaaaggacactgtcactaagacagaaaggcaacccactgactgggggaagatcttcaccaaccccgcaactgacaaaggtctgataaccaaaatatataaagaactcaagaaattagatcgtaaaaggttaatcaatccaattataaaatggggcactgagctgaacagagacttttcaacagaagaagttcaaatggccaaaagacacttaagatcgtgctcaacttccttagcaatcagggaaatgcaaatcaagacaacattaagataccatcttacacctgtcagaatggctaaaatcaaaaacaccaatgatagcctctgctggagaggttgtggagataggggcactctcatccattgctggtgggaatgcaaacttgtgcaaccactttggaaagcagtgtggcggtttctcaggaaagtcgggatcaacctacctctcaacccagcaataccactattgggaatatacccaagagatgcccaaacatacaacaaaagtatatgctcaactatgttcatagcagcattgtttgtaatagccagaacctggaaacaacctagatggaagaatggatgaagaaagtatggaatatatacatattagagtactactcagcagtaaaaaaacaatgacttcttgaattttgcatacaaatggacggaaatagaaaacactatcctgagtgaggtaagccagacccaaaaagaggaacatgggatgtactcactcatatttggtttctagccataaataaaggacattgagactataattcgtgattctggagaagctaaataagaaggtgaacccaaagaaaaacatataagcatcctcctgaatattaaccttcatcaggtgatgaaagaagacagagacagagaccaacattggagcactggactgaagtctcacgatccaaaggaggagcagaaggagactgagcacgagcaaggaactcaggaccgcaaggggtgcacccacacactgaggcaaaagttctatcgggaactcaccaaggccagctggccggggtctgaaaaagcatgggacaaaaccggtctcgctgaacataacggacaatgaggactactgagaactgaagaacaatggcaatgggttcttgatcctattgcacgtaatggctttgtgggagcccaggtagtttggatgctcaccttaatagacctggatggaggtgggtggtccttggacctcccacagggcagagaaacctgcttgctctttgggctgaggagggaggaagacttgattgggggagggggagggaatgggaggtggtggcggggaagaggcagaaatctttaataattaaataaattaaaaaaaaaaaaaaagagctagttccaggacaggctccaaagctacagagaaagcctgtcttgaaaaaaaaaaaaagtttgtaaatcagagctggagagatggctcaggttaagagcactggctactctggaggacccaggttcaattcccagcacccacatggcagctcacaactgttccaggggatctgacacccttacacagacataaatgaaagcaaaacaccaatgtttataaaacaaaataaataatatttaaaaaaattttaaatttggatGTGGTGGAATACACttgaaattccagcactcaagaggtagaggaaggaggaggattatcaagtttgaggccagcctggaatacatgagactgccctccccccaaaaaaatctgttttctttgccATCGACTGGCTGCACTGAGTCCTTACAGCACTGTTGTGCAGTTTGAGTTTAGACTACATGTACTAATCTTCAGCCTCCTTGTTTCCCTCATACAGGCCTCAAAAATCTCCTCTGATCTTTTACATCCATATCtttctaaaaatgtaaatgtaaaatgtCTGAAATGGCACTAGGGTCGGTCAAATTAAAGTGAAGTAATAATTAGTAACACAAAACAGATGTCAGCCCTCTAAATCAGCTTTCATTCTGTCCTTAGGGATATACTAAATTCTAAATTTAGGGAAGTGTGAGGACTACATGACATTGTTTTGGAACCACAAtacatactaattttttttttttttttgctttttcgagacagggtttctctgtggttttggagcctgtcctggaactagctcttgtagaccaggctggtctcgaactcacagagatccgcctgcctctgcctcccacgtgctgggattaaaggcgtgcgccaccaccgcccggcaatacaTACTAATTTAAAGAAGTTATTTATATAAGGTGGGTATTACAGTGCATATGTGTAATCTCAGCAAGCTGAAGACAGGCAAGAGGCCGGGCTGAACATCAGATTCCTGACCCACGTGCTGCATCAGCCACGTAGGCTTAAACAAATCAAGTTAAGAAGCAGAGCTTGCCCTCTGCAAAATAATGAGATACATGGGGCAACAGGGCGGTAAGTGTTCTAAAAAGTACACAGTTTCAGGGGCAACGAGTTAAATCTGAATTTTAGAATTTATTCCATTTTCATGATTACAGACTTAGGGCACGGTAGGCAAACAAGTAAGCACCTTTCCCCACTTAGCCAGATGCCTTTTATATGATGTGCGGACTGACATTAATTCATGGAGCTGAAAGTTGGCCATAGCAAAGCTGCGATGTAGGTGATTCTTCCACAGCCACTCCAGGTGCCAGAGCTATGAGCGGCACTGTGAGCTCCAAAGTGATGTTTACGTCATTTCTGAAGCTTTCACTTGTTGTTCCAACACCTCGTTAAGGCAGGAGCTGAGTAAAGCTGTCTCCTACTTCGCTAACCCAGGCCGCCAGCAGCAGGGACTGAAGCTGTTGTGTCTGGATCCCTTTCAGAGCAGTAGCTCCCGAGAGGGAAAGGCGGTCCTGACCAACTGTGCTCAGGAACAGTGACTCCCGGGTAGTCCTTCTGCAGCAAAGCTGTCGGGGAACCTTGATCGTGACCAGTTTATCATTATTTACATTCAAGATTAGTTAAAGCTGATTCCAAACCATGTATTGTAACCAAAACCCCAAGAAGCTGTTTCATTGTAGCACGGAGATCCTGCAAGATGCCAGCaaaagtgagactgtctcaaagcaaaagtGAGAGCTGCTCTTTAAGAAGTGAGAGGAGAATactaagaagaaacaaaatctcCTCTTAAACTCCTCGAATCCCATGGCTGGCTTCACTGCCTTAGCTGACAAAATCCAGAGGCCTCTCAATCTACCGACATCTTCCAAGTGACAGGCAGGTCAAGAGGAGTTTTCAGGCTTTTCTTTGCCATGGCCCATGAACTCCAGTCCTTCTATAGGAATCTCTTTCTCCTTTATTGCTTtctgatagaaaaagaaaatgaattagagAAGTCTATGAAAGCTTGAAGTCAATGTTTTGTAGCTGCAGTGTAATGGCACCAAAGTGAACCAGAAAGACTTgaaacgggggctggagagatggctcagaggttaagagtactgcctgctcttccagaggtcctgagttcaattcccagcaaccacatggtggctcacaaccatctgtaatgagatctggtgccctcttctggccagcaagcatacagacagaacactgtatacataataaataaataaatcttgtgaAACCCACATTTAAGGGGCACTCTTCTCTTTCAGACATGGTGtcagtgtgtagctctggctagccccGGATTCACACTCCTGGggaaaggtgtggaccaccacacccagtaaTCTCAACGAAGTACCAATGTAAAGAGGGTAGGGCCTGTGTGGTCTGCACACCTGctcttggggggcagaggcaggaagtgccACTGCTCTGTCTCAGCGACAGTGTTCAAATCTATTCCAGTACCAGCAGGCATGTGACTCTGAGTCACCCTCACTGACTGAGAATCAGCTAAAAATCGTTCCTGAAATTGGGAGGATGTTTTAGGTTAGGTTAGTGAAAGTGCTCCTACTGGTCTGGAATCAAACCTTACCAGCTGCAACTGGGAACTGGTAGAGAAAAATAGGGCAACAAAGAGATCATAACAAAACAATGCAaccggctgggcggtggtggcgcacgcctttaatcccagcacttgggaggcagaggcaggtgaatctctgtgagttcgagaccagcctggtctacagagctagttccaggacaggctccaaagccacagagaaaccctgtctcgaaaaaccaaaaaaaaaaaaaaaaaaaaaaaaaaaaaagacaatcaaaACAATGCAACCGTCTAGAAAACAGTAAACATCATTCActtataaaaacaatgaaatattgcGCCcccaacaaaataaatcaaagtcaCCAGACGCTAGTACATTTGAACCAGTTACTACTTCTGTGTGCTAGTTTTCCATCTGTAAGACAGAGATAATGGAAGGTCTTGCGGCCAAGCCTGGGAACCCGAACTCGATCCCCAGAGCCTTTAtaaatgtggaaggagaaaactgactccggTAAGTTGTCCTTACCCTGATCgcgcacgcagacacacacatttttaagatACAGATAACTACGGCTACTTCGCAAGTTTAGAATGAGCACCAAATAAATGAACCAGAAGATGCTACTGTACTCCGTAGAAAGCAAAGCACCGCAAAACATCCCCGTGTGTCAAATGGAGAGACACCCAGGCAACGTCGGTGGGATGGCTGCAGCAGCGTCTGCGGCGAGACTCACCTGGACACACTGTTGGTAGCGTTTGAAGAGGTCGGTGCACGGGTCCCCGGAGCCGTCCCCTTTGAGGAACTTCTCGGCAAACCAGCGATTGAAACATTGGTCGTATTCGCGCTTCATATCAGTACAAGCCTCTCCGACGCTGTTCATGGCGATGGCGGCGGCTGCGACGGCGACCGCGGCGCACTCTAATGTCGTCAGTATCGTGCGCGTCGCTCCGCCTCTCGTCACTACGGCCGTCGAGAAGCAAAGAAATGTGGGCACGGGCGGTGTGGGTACGTTTTCGGGCTGCGCCGGATCGGGGCCGAGGCTTTGCTTCCAAAGCGGGCCCACAGGGAAAGGTCCAGGCGGCGGGGCAGGGGACCGGCACTCCATCCCTCGCCCCGCAGGGCAGTGGCCGCGTGTCCGCCGAGAAAATAGAGCATCTGGAGCGTCTGGCGCTGGTAAACTTCGGCAGCCGCGAGGCGGTGGCCCGGTTGGAGAAAGCCGTCGCCTTCGCTGAGCAGCTGCACGCCGTGGACACCGACGGGGTGGAGCCCCTGGAGTCAGTACTGGAGAACAGGTAAACTCCCGTTTGCGGCCTAGAGGTCTTCCAGGGAACCCAGGGCACCTTCCAGGCTGTTTCAGGTCCTTTCAGTGTCCTTTGCATGATTGGGAATTTGCCCAGTCACCGTAAGGacgttttctcccttcccctagTTCATTATGAATCATGTTATTCCCGGTTAGAATCCTCTAGCCTTCCTAGTCTCGGtgtaaatagaaacaaaatccGAGCTGCTTGTTAGACATCGTCTTCGAATCCCTGCTCCTTGGAGCCCCTGCTTATTCACTCGGATGTACTGTTCCCTCACTACCCTCCAGCTTGTTTTGGCTTCCATAACTTTTTCTCAGCAAGCTAAGCTCATTCCCGCTAAAGTGTTTGCACTTGTCGACCTGCTTATCAGATTAAATATCTGAAATAATTAAATactattatatattttggagaccttCTCCAGTCAGTTTATATACTAATATGGCATATCCAAATAACATATAAGCTGTGTCATCTATATTTGAAACAAGAGTCTGGCTATACAGGCACGGGCTAGCTTTAAACCCAAGGTTGGCTGCCTCCTTAGTACTACTGTCTGTAGGTCTGTATCACCGCACCCAGCATGtttcattatttccttcttttgagacagggtttcatataaACCAGGcaagctaaggatgaccttgaattactGATCCTTGTCAGAcctccatcttccaagtgctgggattataggttgtTGAGCAACCATCATGCTTACATATCCCAAGCTGGCTTTAAACTTGCGGCAGTCATTGCCCAGTTTCTCAAATTCTGGGCTTATAGGTGTGAGTTAGTTACCATTTTTGGCTTGAAagtgtttgggggttttttgttggtggtgggtttgttttttgttttttttttttttttttttggtttttcgagacagggtttctctgtggctttggagcctgtcctggaactagctctgtagaccaggctggtctcgaactcacagagatccgcctgcctctgcctcccgagtgctggtggTTTTTTTActaatctgtgtgtgtgaatgtttgggCTTCTTGTACGCTGTACGCCACATATCTGGTGCAGAACAGGGCGTGGGAGtcactggaactagagttacaggtgattgtaagccaccatgtgggtattgggaatcaaATCTGGCTGACCTGGAAGACTGACCAGTGCTAACCACTGGGGCCATTTTTCTAGTCCCCTTAGTGACAACAGAGAGCCAAATCTGGAACCATGACCTTTATGTGAAGTGCTTCTGCAAAATTTGAACCTTGTTAGTCTCCCGTTCTTCTTACCTTCCAGTCTTTGGTTGCTTCAGGTCTTTGATCTGAAGCTCAGGTCCATTTGCCTAGTGCTACCCAGCACTTCACAACAGAAGTCGCTTTCCATTCCAAGTCCTTCAGATGTGCCACTGCTTCTAAGGAAACCAAAAGAAAGTGTCTTCATGGCCCGTTTCTCCAAGCCAGCACTGTCATGTTCTTTCCGCTTCTTGAGTTCTCTCTTCCTGTTACTTTTCCCTCAGTTCTCAGCTCTTGCTTTAACTGGCTCTTTATCTCACCTGCTTTTCTCCtacttattttcctttcttcttaagcTGTCAACCGCCATTAAATGCCCGTTCCTTGGTAGTAATTCTTTACGGTTCTAGGATATTCAAAGGACTTATTAGTCACAATATATCTACTTGAATCTCATTTCTCTGCTTAgatcggtggttctcaaccttactaATGCCGCGaccctgtaatacagttcctcatgttgtggtgaccccccccaaccataacattttcattactattttttgtaactgcagttttgctgcataaacatctgatatgcgaCCTGTAGGGGctgtggcccacaggttgagagccactggcctAGCTGCTGCTGAAAGACACTGGTAATAGAAGTGGATGTCTTGGAGCATTAAAACTCACTCATCTTCTAGACTCCTGGTGCAGGAAGACAGGTGCGGTAGATACGTAGTAAACAGTTGGCCTGAAACTGGTCATGGTGACTTACATCCATAATTGTAGGGTTTGGGATGCTCAGGCAGGGCTAACAcaagtttgagttcagcctgtgATATTGAAGGAGACCCTGcttctaaaaaacaaacagaggcCAAGagttggcttagcagttaagaatatctgctgctgctcctgcaaaGGACCCAAGCTGAGTgccagcacccatgccaggtggCTTATAGCCAcacataactccagctccaaggcctCCGAAGGCACtggcactcacatacacagacccctcacatatgcataattaaaaatattttttaaaaacttctaaacaaataaataatgccCCCAAAGCCAGTAAGAATGAAGTCCTTGGTTGATTCCTCACCActaccaaaatcaaacaaaatcaaactTTTCCTCAAAGTCATCCAGGCCTGTTTAGTGTTTCAAATTCTGGAGCTGCTTAAGATGCGGGCCCACTGCTGCCATGTCCGTCCGTGTCGCAGCACGTGTGGAGGGGAGTTGGTTTCTTCCATTTGGGTCCATGGGGTCAAAGAGCACTTTTACCTGAGCCGTTTTCACTACcccctacctttttttttttgtttgtttgggtttttttttgttgttgttgttgtttgtttttctgagacagggtttctctgtgtagtcctggccatcctggaactcgctccgtagaccaggctggcctcaaactcagagatccgcttgtctctgtctcccaggtgctggaattaaaggagtgtgccgtCACTGCCACCACCAGGTGTCCTTTAGTTAAGAGTGTTAattgttcatgcagaggacctgagttcagtttgcaGCACTCAAACCAGGCAGCTGAAAACTGCATCTAACTCCAGGGATCCGATGCTTCTGGTTTTCACGGGCACCTGtactcgtgtgcacacacacacacatacataataaaataaacctttacatTACATTTGCTGTTTCCAGCAATTTTACAAAGTCTTCTTTACTTCTGTAAAGGAAGGAAGCTAAAACAGAGATAAGTACCTCATGGCATTGAGACTTAGGATCTACTGTGTTCTTAGCCAGTCTCCAACAGAGTCCTAGCCCAGAAAGACCAGTGACTGCCTTTCAATGGTACAGTTgcaatgtgttttttttccctacCTTCTGTGCTAGATATTGAATTTAGGGCCTCACACATACAAAGCTGTCATTATACCACTGACATACAGCCCCaccacccatttttttttcctaaaaaacaaatcccagcactcgggaagcagaggcaggcagatctctgagttatgTAGAtttactcactgtgtagaccaggctactctacacagcaatttccaggacagctaagactacacagagaaactgtcaaaAAACCacacaagccaggtggtggtcacacacacctgtgattccagcactcgggaggcaggggcaggagttcaaggccagcctggtctacagagcaagttccaggtctgCCAGGGCTGTTAtttacagaaaccctgtctcaaaaaaataaaaaaataaaataaaaaataaataaccaaaatagAGTTAGCTGGTATGGTGTCCCATGcttttatttccagcactcaggaggctagtGTAGGAAGATCTCTgcgaatctgaggccagcctaatctacttAATCAGTTCCGGCTAGCCAGGACTGCGAACAAAGACAAAGGCCATGGAAGTGCAACCTTCACTTTTTGAAAAGAAACTAAGGTCTTGGAAGATTATTCCATTTTAAGGCCACAGTTAACATAATACTTTGGGCTTCTGGGGTGAGGTGGGTATTATAGTAACACattcattcaggaggcagaggcagaaggatgaagagttttgaggccagcctagaatacATAGTGTGGGAAAACCACAATCAGCTAGACAAGTGTGGATCCTCGAGCCATTTCCAACCCTCCATTCTCTTAACGTGAATGACAATGTCTCGTTTTATGTTGGTGCTTCTCCTAGGGTTAACTCCTCTTTGCCAGTGATTTCAGATTCCTTTTTAttgttatgagacagggtttctcaggtAGCTGTCCTGAAcgtgctctgtagactaggctgaccttgaactcagaggtctaccAGCCTCACTTCCCAGGTTAAGGTATTAGAGACTCCCTCATTTTTAATGAGTATCTAGAAGCAGGCTGGCTCTTGTCAGGCACTTTGAACTCAGTGTGAAACTGCTTGATTGTATCGCTGTTTAGTTTCACTGGTTTGTAATGcagatatttgaatttttttgagacagaatcttagtgtgtagccctggctgaccttagACTTAGTAcgtagactggcctcgaactcacacctGTGCCTGCCCCCTGAATGCTGTAATTAAAGcaatgtatgtgtgagtatagATGTACTGATCAGAGTAcaagtggaggacagaggacaacctaTGGGAGTCCAGGAGTCCATTCTCTTTCCAGCTAGGTGGCAAGTGCTTTGACCCACTAAGCAGTGTGCATACTTTAGAGGcactatatacacatattttagaGAAGCCACTATGTCTAGAGAACAAGAGATTCATGTGATATATCTTAGAGACAAAGCCTGTGCAGGCACTAGCCTTAAACTACTTAAGTACAAAGATTATTGGCATGTACCACCCAATGTGACTGTTCAGTGCATCTTACTTAGTGACAGGCATCTCCGAAGGTGgctgtagtttaaaaaaaaaaaaaaaaaacagcattcaCCTCAGGGGTACTACTAACTTACTGCCCGTCTGAATCAGCTGTGTTCTCTTGTATGGGATTCATGCTGCATCTGGTGAGTCTCTGGCAGTGACATCATTGATTCTTGAGTACATGCTTCTCACTGGAGCAGGGTTTGGGACATTTGTTAGTCTTTGAtgtattttgcttgttttaaaatattttgtgtgtgtgcctgaatatgcacacgtgtgcagtGCATcagaattccctggaactggagttgtaagtggttttgagtcaccatgtaggtgctaggaaccaaacatgAGTCCTCTGGTAGAGTAGCCAGTGCATCTAACCACCGAGACATATCTCCAGCCCAGATTTAATACAATTGTATCATAATTGCCCATTTATTTACTTCGCCAAAATTAGTCTACTCATATTAATTATCCAAGAAGATTTGCTACTCAAACCAGGGAATAATTACAGTCCTTAGTAACCGGGAGGACCTACAAACTTGAGGTAGCACCCCTACTGGGGATGGTAATTACAGCAAAGGCTGTTTTGCTCCCCTGTACCCTCCTTATTGATCCTATCTCTCTGTGCTCAAGAAGCCTCAATTCCCTCAAAATGTACGTCCGACCTTTGGGTTTTGCAGGTGTCTGTACCTGAGACCTGACACTGCAGCGGAAGGCAGCTGTGCTGAGGAACTCCTCCAGAACTCCAGGCACGTTGTGGAGGAGTACTTTGTGGCCCCCCCAGGTATGTGTTCCCAGGGCAGTCAGCAGTGGTTCAGACATGCTCACTGAAGATGATAAACACTATCTGGATACAAAAGGATAAACTGCACACAAGTGGTGCCGTGATGACAGTAGCCCAGGAGTCATACCCACCTTTTGGGGCCAGTCAGTGAAAGTGAACGTGCAGTACAGGAAGgactaagggtgtgtgtgtgtgtgtgtggcagaccGCATATCTCCCTGGGCCTGGGCCCTGTCTTCAGGAACAGCTGGCATTCCCTGGTGCTCTGGTGACAGAGGAACCTGAACTGATTTGCTTGGAAAACTTTTTGTCTGATACTTCCTCAACTTGTATTGGTAACcatttcaaataagaaaaactaaCATGTCACATAGGCCAGCTGAAACATACCTATATATAGCTTATGTATCTCAGCCGTGGTTTGTAATTCCTGATGTAGCAACTGCATTTCCAACTTCACTATACACACTTAAAATGGAAGCTTGGGCAGCATGACCTTTTGTCTCCTATGTTGAATTTTCAGCCTCCACAGCAGACACAAACACCAGGCAGCTAAAAGTTAAAGCTCTGGCTAACAAAACTAACATATTTATGagttcaatttttcttttgtttttttgagacagggtttctctatataacagctctgactgtcctggaactcgctttgtagaccaggctagtcttgaactcacagaaatccacctgcctctgcctaaatgctgggattaaaggtgtgcacccctgcCTGTGGATTAAACTCTTAACTGCCATATTTGCTTCAGCTAGCTAAAGAGAAAAGACTTTTATATACTTCATCAGATAGATCTATGATCATATCACACAGATAGAACCTTGCTCCAGACTTGGATTCTAGGCAAAGGTTCATTCTTAGTCTTCCATTTCTACCTAATATATGTGCCTGGTTATATACAGCTTGCCTCTATGTACTGGAAGGTGTGGGTTTGGCTTCACTTTGAACTGTTAGTGATACTTGAGAGCTGGGGAAAAGGATGGCATTAATACCTACTTCCATTGTTTCATGAAAACCAAGTGACCATTAGTTTAGGAGGGCCAGCTGAATAGCAGGTTCAACtataatattctttcttgttttcaaacAGGTAATATTCCTTTGCCAGACATGGTAAACAGGATCCCTTCTCCCACAGCAGAGTAGCTATTCTGGGGAAGGGGAACCCTTATCAAGATGGTGGACTCACAGGGTGGTCATTTGCTACTGTGAATACTTGTGTAAACCGGACATTTACGATTTCTTGGTAACTGTTCTGAGGACAGAACTGGAAAATAGCCAGCTAATTGAGCACCACAAGCCTGCTTCCAAGGAAGTGGATCAAGTACTCACAGGCCTGTTCCATATGGAAAACATCTTCCTTCATCTCCCAAAAAACACTAtcaaaatgtatgtatgtgaattttTCTGTTTATACTTAGGAGATAGATTACCCGTGACCACGTGACAAAAGTTATTTTTAGTTGCTTTTCCACTGACTTGAGCAGCCAACCATCTTCATGTGTTCCTTAGCACTTTATTCCTACCAGAAGACTCGTTTTATAGAAATGTTTGAGTAGTGTCAAAGTAAACTACAGCCTGGAAACTCCTAATTTAGAACCATCTTCCTTTCTCAGAAAGTGGCAACACCCCTTCCCACATTGTCTATGAACACCTGACCCCCCACCCCACGCTGTGTCTATGAACACCTGACCCCCACCCCAAGCTGTGTCTATGAGCACCTgacccccccccctccccacacacagtgCCTGTGAACACCAGCCAAACAGTTCCTTTCTGAAGAAAGAACTTGTTAAAAATAGCCTTGGGCttgttttcattcttcctcttctcttatCTGCAATGTTctcacacacagacgcacacacctTTTGTGTTGTTGTTCAGATAGGGTGGCTTCCTCTCTCAAGTACAGGGATTAGAGGCGTGAACCACCTCAGTGAACCTCTTTTACAGGCAGTTTCATTTACAATGTcagctctaatcccagcactcgggaggcagaggcaggcggatctctgtgagttcgagaccagcctggtctgcagagctagttccaggacaggctccaaagccacagagaaactctgtctcgaaaaaaccaaaaaaaaaaaaaaaaaaaactccgaATCTgggttagagatggctcagtggttaagagaacttaaccagtgtggtggcgcatgtctttaaatccagcacttgagaggcagaggcaggtggatctctctgagtttgaggtcagcctgatctacagagtgagatccagaacagccaaggttacacaaattaaaaaacaaaaaccggaGCCCTCCCTAGTCTCCTGTCTGACTGGTGTCAACTCAGGGTGACCCAACAAcctcctgtgactccagttctaggggtctATAATGCCTTTGCGGCCTCAGtgagcatgaacacacatgtagtGTACACATAAAtatcaatcttaaaaaaatacagaatctGCCTTTGGTGTTGAAATTTTGAAACCATCACCACTACCCCAGCAATGTAATGTTTCTGCCCCGACAAACTGCTGTGATAACGTAGAGGACGCTGCTCTTTGGTCAGAATCTGTTAGGGG
The Chionomys nivalis chromosome 3, mChiNiv1.1, whole genome shotgun sequence genome window above contains:
- the Triap1 gene encoding TP53-regulated inhibitor of apoptosis 1, encoding MNSVGEACTDMKREYDQCFNRWFAEKFLKGDGSGDPCTDLFKRYQQCVQKAIKEKEIPIEGLEFMGHGKEKPENSS
- the Gatc gene encoding glutamyl-tRNA(Gln) amidotransferase subunit C, mitochondrial produces the protein MWARAVWVRFRAAPDRGRGFASKAGPQGKVQAAGQGTGTPSLAPQGSGRVSAEKIEHLERLALVNFGSREAVARLEKAVAFAEQLHAVDTDGVEPLESVLENRCLYLRPDTAAEGSCAEELLQNSRHVVEEYFVAPPGNIPLPDMVNRIPSPTAE